One region of Rana temporaria chromosome 9, aRanTem1.1, whole genome shotgun sequence genomic DNA includes:
- the BRD2 gene encoding bromodomain-containing protein 2 isoform X3 has protein sequence MDYHKIIKQPMDMGTIKKRLENNYYWTALECMQDFNTMFTNCYIYNKPTDDIVLMAQSLEKSFLQKVAQMPQDEQEIPNTASKCRPAKSVKPPDITGGITTAHQVPAISSMSQSSLYPSSPEMPPIIVDIPHPTVLSNPVVKPMPTTQPLMPVVPAATQQISKQKKGVKRKADTTTPTTTAIIATSGDSSPLTPPDTKPAKIPTRRESGRPIKPPQKDLPDSQQHQTSKKGKLSEQLKYCNGILKELLSKKHGAYAWPFYKPVDASSLGLHDYHDIIKHPMDLSTIKKKMENREYRDAQEFAANVRLMFSNCYKYNPPDHDVVAMARKLQDVFEFRYAKMPDEPIAMSPPLNSSQQPPSDSKSSSESSSESSSDSSDESESSDDSEEERANRLAELQEQLRAVHEQLAALSQGPISKPKKKKEKKEKKKKKKSSDKRKVKDEEWRCSKSKSSSSSSQTKKSSKKSGGTTTSSGAMLSVSKSSKKSKSLPPPPPVMYDSEEEEECKPMTYDEKRQLSLDINKLPGEKLGRVVHIIQSREPSLRDSNPEEIEIDFETLKPSTLRELERYVMSCLRKKPRKPYTSPNSMLSAALKKQPVGKTKEEIAMEKKRELERRLQDVSGQLNSAKKPPKKVNEKAESAQPVSVSRLSASSSSSDSDTSSSSTSSSSDTSDSDSG, from the exons ATG GATTATCATAAAATTATCAAGCAGCCAATGGACATGGGAACTATTAAGAAAAGATTGGAGAACAATTACTACTGGACTGCACTGGAGTGTATGCAGGACTTCAACACAATGTTTACTAACTGCTATATCTACAACAAG CCCACAGATGACATTGTGCTAATGGCTCAAAGCCTGGAGAAGTCCTTTTTGCAGAAGGTAGCGCAGATGCCCCAGGATGAACAAGAAATACCCAATACTGCAAGCAAGTGCAGGCCAGCGAAGAGTGTCAAACCTCCAG ATATCACAGGTGGCATCACAACTGCACACCAAGTCCCAGCCATCTCATCCATGTCTCAGTCTTCACTGTACCCCAGCTCCCCGGAAATGCCCCCCATCATTGTTGATATACCACATCCAACTGTCCTCTCTAACCCTGTGGTGAAACCAATGCCCACTACTCAGCCTCTAATGCCTGTGGTTCCAGCAGCCACACAACAAATATCAAAG CAGAAGAAAGGTGTGAAGAGAAAAGCAGACACTACAACCCCAACCACCACTGCTATCATTGCTACCAGTGGAGACTCCTCTCCTCTAACGCCACCAGATACAAAACCCGCCAAGATCCCCACTCGGCGAGAAAGCGGAAGGCCTATTAAGCCACCTCAAAAGGACTTGCCAGACTCTCAACAGCATCAAACATCAAAGAAGGGCAAACTGTCTGAGCAACTAAAATACTGCAATGGCATTCTGAAAGAACTTCTTTCTAAGAAACATGGCGCCTATGCATGGCCGTTCTACAAACCCGTGGATGCCAGTTCTCTGGGACTACACGACTACCACGATATCATAAAACATCCCATGGACCTTAGCACCATTAAG AAAAAGATGGAGAACAGAGAATACCGAGATGCACAGGAGTTTGCTGCCAATGTCAGGCTCATGTTCTCAAACTGTTACAAATATAACCCTCCTGACCATGATGTAGTGGCCATGGCAAGGAAGCTGCAG GACGTGTTTGAATTTCGTTACGCTAAGATGCCCGATGAACCTATTGCAATGTCTCCGCCTCTCAACTCCTCACAACAGCCTCCCTCCGATTCCAAATCCTCCTCGGAATCCTCAAGTGAGAGCAGCAGTGACAGCTCAGACGAGAGTGAGAGTTCTGATGACTCGGAAGAGGAGAGAGCAAACAGGCTGGCCGAGCTTCAGGAACAG CTTCGAGCCGTACACGAGCAACTGGCTGCTCTCTCCCAAGGCCCAATTTCCAAgccaaaaaagaagaaagagaaaaaggaaaaaaagaaaaagaagaaatcatCTGATAAAAGGAAAGTCAAAGATGAAGAATGGAGATGTAGCAAATCAAAatcatcatcttcttcttctcaGACCAAAAAATCCTCTAAAAAATCTGGGGGGACCACTACAAGTAGCGGTGCTATGCTTTCTGTTTCAAA GAGTTCTAAGAAATCAAAGTCCCTTCCCCCACCTCCACCTGTTATGTATGAttcagaggaggaagaggagtgcAAGCCAATGACTTATGATGAGAAGCGGCAGCTGAGCCTGGACATTAACAAACTTCCAGGAGAGAAGTTGGGCCGTGTAGTACATATCATCCAATCCAGAGAGCCCTCTCTTCGGGATTCCAACCCCGAAGAAATAGAGATTGACTTTGAGACTTTAAAACCTTCCACTCTTCGTGAGCTGGAGAGATATGTCATGTCTTGCTTGAGGAAGAAACCACGGAAGCCCTACA CTTCGCCTAACTCCATGCTCTCTGCAGCACTGAAGAAACAACCAGTGGGAAAGACAAAAGAGGAGATTGCcatggagaagaagagagagttGGAGAGGAGGCTACAGGATGTCAGCGGGCAGCTGAACTCTGCCAAGAAACCACCCAAGAAAG TCAATGAGAAAGCGGAATCAGCCCAGCCGGTGTCGGTGTCTCGCCTCAGTGCTTCCAGCTCCAGTTCGGACTCTGATACTAGCAGTAGCTCCACATCCAGCTCCTCAGACACTAGTGACTCGGACTCTGGCTGA
- the BRD2 gene encoding bromodomain-containing protein 2 isoform X2, which produces MEAALNPAFKRPPLDVHHGIMGQTVEGTPGKRIRKPSLLYEDFEGPTMNSSVFHHMPQVNPPPPEVSNPKKPGRSTNQLQYLVRVVMKSLLKHQFSWPFRQPVDAIKLGLPDYHKIIKQPMDMGTIKKRLENNYYWTALECMQDFNTMFTNCYIYNKPTDDIVLMAQSLEKSFLQKVAQMPQDEQEIPNTASKCRPAKSVKPPDITGGITTAHQVPAISSMSQSSLYPSSPEMPPIIVDIPHPTVLSNPVVKPMPTTQPLMPVVPAATQQISKKKGVKRKADTTTPTTTAIIATSGDSSPLTPPDTKPAKIPTRRESGRPIKPPQKDLPDSQQHQTSKKGKLSEQLKYCNGILKELLSKKHGAYAWPFYKPVDASSLGLHDYHDIIKHPMDLSTIKKKMENREYRDAQEFAANVRLMFSNCYKYNPPDHDVVAMARKLQDVFEFRYAKMPDEPIAMSPPLNSSQQPPSDSKSSSESSSESSSDSSDESESSDDSEEERANRLAELQEQLRAVHEQLAALSQGPISKPKKKKEKKEKKKKKKSSDKRKVKDEEWRCSKSKSSSSSSQTKKSSKKSGGTTTSSGAMLSVSKSSKKSKSLPPPPPVMYDSEEEEECKPMTYDEKRQLSLDINKLPGEKLGRVVHIIQSREPSLRDSNPEEIEIDFETLKPSTLRELERYVMSCLRKKPRKPYTSPNSMLSAALKKQPVGKTKEEIAMEKKRELERRLQDVSGQLNSAKKPPKKVNEKAESAQPVSVSRLSASSSSSDSDTSSSSTSSSSDTSDSDSG; this is translated from the exons ATGGAGGCAGCCCTCAACCCAGCGTTTAAAAG GCCTCCTCTGGATGTACATCATGGTATAATGGGGCAGACGGTTGAGGGAACCCCAGGCAAGCGAATCCGCAAACCCTCTCTGCTATACGAAGACTTTGAGGGTCCCACCATGAATTCCAGTGTCTTTCATCACATGCCTCAAGTCAACCCACCTCCTCCAGAGGTCAGCAATCCCAAAAAGCCCGGCCGCAGCACTAATCAGCTGCAGTACCTGGTCAGGGTGGTCATGAAGTCTCTGTTGAAACATCAGTTCTCTTGGCCTTTTCGTCAGCCCGTGGATGCCATAAAACTGGGTCTTCCG GATTATCATAAAATTATCAAGCAGCCAATGGACATGGGAACTATTAAGAAAAGATTGGAGAACAATTACTACTGGACTGCACTGGAGTGTATGCAGGACTTCAACACAATGTTTACTAACTGCTATATCTACAACAAG CCCACAGATGACATTGTGCTAATGGCTCAAAGCCTGGAGAAGTCCTTTTTGCAGAAGGTAGCGCAGATGCCCCAGGATGAACAAGAAATACCCAATACTGCAAGCAAGTGCAGGCCAGCGAAGAGTGTCAAACCTCCAG ATATCACAGGTGGCATCACAACTGCACACCAAGTCCCAGCCATCTCATCCATGTCTCAGTCTTCACTGTACCCCAGCTCCCCGGAAATGCCCCCCATCATTGTTGATATACCACATCCAACTGTCCTCTCTAACCCTGTGGTGAAACCAATGCCCACTACTCAGCCTCTAATGCCTGTGGTTCCAGCAGCCACACAACAAATATCAAAG AAGAAAGGTGTGAAGAGAAAAGCAGACACTACAACCCCAACCACCACTGCTATCATTGCTACCAGTGGAGACTCCTCTCCTCTAACGCCACCAGATACAAAACCCGCCAAGATCCCCACTCGGCGAGAAAGCGGAAGGCCTATTAAGCCACCTCAAAAGGACTTGCCAGACTCTCAACAGCATCAAACATCAAAGAAGGGCAAACTGTCTGAGCAACTAAAATACTGCAATGGCATTCTGAAAGAACTTCTTTCTAAGAAACATGGCGCCTATGCATGGCCGTTCTACAAACCCGTGGATGCCAGTTCTCTGGGACTACACGACTACCACGATATCATAAAACATCCCATGGACCTTAGCACCATTAAG AAAAAGATGGAGAACAGAGAATACCGAGATGCACAGGAGTTTGCTGCCAATGTCAGGCTCATGTTCTCAAACTGTTACAAATATAACCCTCCTGACCATGATGTAGTGGCCATGGCAAGGAAGCTGCAG GACGTGTTTGAATTTCGTTACGCTAAGATGCCCGATGAACCTATTGCAATGTCTCCGCCTCTCAACTCCTCACAACAGCCTCCCTCCGATTCCAAATCCTCCTCGGAATCCTCAAGTGAGAGCAGCAGTGACAGCTCAGACGAGAGTGAGAGTTCTGATGACTCGGAAGAGGAGAGAGCAAACAGGCTGGCCGAGCTTCAGGAACAG CTTCGAGCCGTACACGAGCAACTGGCTGCTCTCTCCCAAGGCCCAATTTCCAAgccaaaaaagaagaaagagaaaaaggaaaaaaagaaaaagaagaaatcatCTGATAAAAGGAAAGTCAAAGATGAAGAATGGAGATGTAGCAAATCAAAatcatcatcttcttcttctcaGACCAAAAAATCCTCTAAAAAATCTGGGGGGACCACTACAAGTAGCGGTGCTATGCTTTCTGTTTCAAA GAGTTCTAAGAAATCAAAGTCCCTTCCCCCACCTCCACCTGTTATGTATGAttcagaggaggaagaggagtgcAAGCCAATGACTTATGATGAGAAGCGGCAGCTGAGCCTGGACATTAACAAACTTCCAGGAGAGAAGTTGGGCCGTGTAGTACATATCATCCAATCCAGAGAGCCCTCTCTTCGGGATTCCAACCCCGAAGAAATAGAGATTGACTTTGAGACTTTAAAACCTTCCACTCTTCGTGAGCTGGAGAGATATGTCATGTCTTGCTTGAGGAAGAAACCACGGAAGCCCTACA CTTCGCCTAACTCCATGCTCTCTGCAGCACTGAAGAAACAACCAGTGGGAAAGACAAAAGAGGAGATTGCcatggagaagaagagagagttGGAGAGGAGGCTACAGGATGTCAGCGGGCAGCTGAACTCTGCCAAGAAACCACCCAAGAAAG TCAATGAGAAAGCGGAATCAGCCCAGCCGGTGTCGGTGTCTCGCCTCAGTGCTTCCAGCTCCAGTTCGGACTCTGATACTAGCAGTAGCTCCACATCCAGCTCCTCAGACACTAGTGACTCGGACTCTGGCTGA
- the BRD2 gene encoding bromodomain-containing protein 2 isoform X1: MEAALNPAFKRPPLDVHHGIMGQTVEGTPGKRIRKPSLLYEDFEGPTMNSSVFHHMPQVNPPPPEVSNPKKPGRSTNQLQYLVRVVMKSLLKHQFSWPFRQPVDAIKLGLPDYHKIIKQPMDMGTIKKRLENNYYWTALECMQDFNTMFTNCYIYNKPTDDIVLMAQSLEKSFLQKVAQMPQDEQEIPNTASKCRPAKSVKPPDITGGITTAHQVPAISSMSQSSLYPSSPEMPPIIVDIPHPTVLSNPVVKPMPTTQPLMPVVPAATQQISKQKKGVKRKADTTTPTTTAIIATSGDSSPLTPPDTKPAKIPTRRESGRPIKPPQKDLPDSQQHQTSKKGKLSEQLKYCNGILKELLSKKHGAYAWPFYKPVDASSLGLHDYHDIIKHPMDLSTIKKKMENREYRDAQEFAANVRLMFSNCYKYNPPDHDVVAMARKLQDVFEFRYAKMPDEPIAMSPPLNSSQQPPSDSKSSSESSSESSSDSSDESESSDDSEEERANRLAELQEQLRAVHEQLAALSQGPISKPKKKKEKKEKKKKKKSSDKRKVKDEEWRCSKSKSSSSSSQTKKSSKKSGGTTTSSGAMLSVSKSSKKSKSLPPPPPVMYDSEEEEECKPMTYDEKRQLSLDINKLPGEKLGRVVHIIQSREPSLRDSNPEEIEIDFETLKPSTLRELERYVMSCLRKKPRKPYTSPNSMLSAALKKQPVGKTKEEIAMEKKRELERRLQDVSGQLNSAKKPPKKVNEKAESAQPVSVSRLSASSSSSDSDTSSSSTSSSSDTSDSDSG, from the exons ATGGAGGCAGCCCTCAACCCAGCGTTTAAAAG GCCTCCTCTGGATGTACATCATGGTATAATGGGGCAGACGGTTGAGGGAACCCCAGGCAAGCGAATCCGCAAACCCTCTCTGCTATACGAAGACTTTGAGGGTCCCACCATGAATTCCAGTGTCTTTCATCACATGCCTCAAGTCAACCCACCTCCTCCAGAGGTCAGCAATCCCAAAAAGCCCGGCCGCAGCACTAATCAGCTGCAGTACCTGGTCAGGGTGGTCATGAAGTCTCTGTTGAAACATCAGTTCTCTTGGCCTTTTCGTCAGCCCGTGGATGCCATAAAACTGGGTCTTCCG GATTATCATAAAATTATCAAGCAGCCAATGGACATGGGAACTATTAAGAAAAGATTGGAGAACAATTACTACTGGACTGCACTGGAGTGTATGCAGGACTTCAACACAATGTTTACTAACTGCTATATCTACAACAAG CCCACAGATGACATTGTGCTAATGGCTCAAAGCCTGGAGAAGTCCTTTTTGCAGAAGGTAGCGCAGATGCCCCAGGATGAACAAGAAATACCCAATACTGCAAGCAAGTGCAGGCCAGCGAAGAGTGTCAAACCTCCAG ATATCACAGGTGGCATCACAACTGCACACCAAGTCCCAGCCATCTCATCCATGTCTCAGTCTTCACTGTACCCCAGCTCCCCGGAAATGCCCCCCATCATTGTTGATATACCACATCCAACTGTCCTCTCTAACCCTGTGGTGAAACCAATGCCCACTACTCAGCCTCTAATGCCTGTGGTTCCAGCAGCCACACAACAAATATCAAAG CAGAAGAAAGGTGTGAAGAGAAAAGCAGACACTACAACCCCAACCACCACTGCTATCATTGCTACCAGTGGAGACTCCTCTCCTCTAACGCCACCAGATACAAAACCCGCCAAGATCCCCACTCGGCGAGAAAGCGGAAGGCCTATTAAGCCACCTCAAAAGGACTTGCCAGACTCTCAACAGCATCAAACATCAAAGAAGGGCAAACTGTCTGAGCAACTAAAATACTGCAATGGCATTCTGAAAGAACTTCTTTCTAAGAAACATGGCGCCTATGCATGGCCGTTCTACAAACCCGTGGATGCCAGTTCTCTGGGACTACACGACTACCACGATATCATAAAACATCCCATGGACCTTAGCACCATTAAG AAAAAGATGGAGAACAGAGAATACCGAGATGCACAGGAGTTTGCTGCCAATGTCAGGCTCATGTTCTCAAACTGTTACAAATATAACCCTCCTGACCATGATGTAGTGGCCATGGCAAGGAAGCTGCAG GACGTGTTTGAATTTCGTTACGCTAAGATGCCCGATGAACCTATTGCAATGTCTCCGCCTCTCAACTCCTCACAACAGCCTCCCTCCGATTCCAAATCCTCCTCGGAATCCTCAAGTGAGAGCAGCAGTGACAGCTCAGACGAGAGTGAGAGTTCTGATGACTCGGAAGAGGAGAGAGCAAACAGGCTGGCCGAGCTTCAGGAACAG CTTCGAGCCGTACACGAGCAACTGGCTGCTCTCTCCCAAGGCCCAATTTCCAAgccaaaaaagaagaaagagaaaaaggaaaaaaagaaaaagaagaaatcatCTGATAAAAGGAAAGTCAAAGATGAAGAATGGAGATGTAGCAAATCAAAatcatcatcttcttcttctcaGACCAAAAAATCCTCTAAAAAATCTGGGGGGACCACTACAAGTAGCGGTGCTATGCTTTCTGTTTCAAA GAGTTCTAAGAAATCAAAGTCCCTTCCCCCACCTCCACCTGTTATGTATGAttcagaggaggaagaggagtgcAAGCCAATGACTTATGATGAGAAGCGGCAGCTGAGCCTGGACATTAACAAACTTCCAGGAGAGAAGTTGGGCCGTGTAGTACATATCATCCAATCCAGAGAGCCCTCTCTTCGGGATTCCAACCCCGAAGAAATAGAGATTGACTTTGAGACTTTAAAACCTTCCACTCTTCGTGAGCTGGAGAGATATGTCATGTCTTGCTTGAGGAAGAAACCACGGAAGCCCTACA CTTCGCCTAACTCCATGCTCTCTGCAGCACTGAAGAAACAACCAGTGGGAAAGACAAAAGAGGAGATTGCcatggagaagaagagagagttGGAGAGGAGGCTACAGGATGTCAGCGGGCAGCTGAACTCTGCCAAGAAACCACCCAAGAAAG TCAATGAGAAAGCGGAATCAGCCCAGCCGGTGTCGGTGTCTCGCCTCAGTGCTTCCAGCTCCAGTTCGGACTCTGATACTAGCAGTAGCTCCACATCCAGCTCCTCAGACACTAGTGACTCGGACTCTGGCTGA